CATAAACAACTGCCTGCTGTGGTACAGCAAAATACGGAGCAATCGGCCATTTATGATGAATCTTTACTGTCTATCGGGTTGACCAATCTGAAAGATTCCTTGTTTGAACGCCTCTACCGGAACTGTACTGCAACGGTTCATCGTTCCTACGATATGCTGTGCCGTCAAGGGCGAATGCATCCGGAAGTTGCTTTGTTTGCCAATCGTGCCTTTTATGGAGGGCGTCTGATTCCTGTCGGCCTACCTCACCAAATAGAATCATCCGATGCCATCTGTCGCTTGGCTTTTTATCCCTCTGTGCCGGAGAAGGTGGGAGCATCTGCAAAGATCAACTATTCGGAGGCACGTATTGTTGCCGGCTTAGCTGTTCGCATTTATGAAGATCATCAGACAGATTTTGACGAAGCCCGTACTTTAGGGATCATTACTCCTTACCGGAGTCAGATAGCATTGATAAAAAAAGAAATAGAATCATTAGGTATTCCGGTGCTGAATCGAATTCTGGTTGACACAGTAGAACGGTTTCAGGGAAGCGAGCGTGATGTAATAATCTATTCCTTCTGTGTCAACTACCCTTACCAATTAAAATTTCTATCCAATTTGGCGGAAGAAGAGGGTGTTTTGATCGATCGAAAACTGAATGTTGCCTTGACTCGTGCAAGAAAACAAATGTTTATCACAGGAGTTCCCGAACTACTCGAACGCAATCCGCTCTATGAAAGTTTATTAAAATTAATAGAAGGCTCCTGAAAAATTGCATCATTTTTGCAGATGTTAGTTTTTATTCTCTCTTTATGTAATTCATTAACACCTCTATATTGAACAAACGCCTATATTTGCAACACGTTTTTTTCATAGAGATTTAGATTTAAGGTTAGAAGAATTGTGGAAGTCGTGAGACTTCCCTTTTTTTCACCTTAACGTTTACTATACTTCATTATAGGAATGCAGAGACACTGTTTCTAGTGTTTTGGTTAAAAAATTTGCAGGAGGATGATGCAGGATAAGTAAACCTAAAAAGCCTTCTTCGTGAGAAGAGGCTTTTTTATTTTTTCATTTTTCATTTTTTTGAATAATTGGTTAAAACAAAAGAGTAACTCGGCGACGAGTTACTCTTTTGTTTTTAACGATTCTATGTGTTCGGATAGATTTACTCTAATACGATAGGTTTGTATTTCGGAACTAATGCCTTCATGATAACCCAACCCAACAGATAAGCTACTGCACATACGCAGAAGATAACGAAATATCCGGCTGGTTTACCTTCGAATCCCATGAATGTCATGGCTGGGTGTACGAATTGTGCTCCTTGTTCGAGTAACTCTTTCGTCATTTCCACCTCTTTGCCGTCGATCATCGTTGTTCCGGAAGCATATACGAACAAGTTACCTGCCACTTTCTGAAGAATCATAGAGCCTACGCCTCCTGCCATACCACCTATACCGGTGATACTTGCAATAGCTGTTCTTGGGAACATATCGCCTACGGTAGAGAATATATTGGCCGACCAGGATTGATGAGCAGCTCCACCAATACCGATTAAGATAACTGGGAACCATGGAGAAACAGTACCTAACGGTTGTGCTAACAGTACAACCAGCGGGAAGAAGGCGAAGATTAGCATCGCTTTCATACGGGCTGCATACGGATTCATACCTGTTCTGTTGATGAAGATAGTAGGTAGTTTACCACCATAGATAGATAACATAGTCACTGCATAAAGCGTAAAGATCAACGCCATACCCAGCGGGTCGGAGGTTTTGATACCGAATTGTGTATTCAGATAAGACGGAGTCCAGAAAAGGAAGAACCACCATACGCCGTCAGTCATGAACTTACCGAAGACGAAGGCCCATGTTTGTTTGTAGCTGAAACATTGCCAGAACTTCATTCTCTTTTCATCTTTCTCGTCTGTCATTGGAGCACTGCCTGCTTCGCGATTATCTTGCTCGATGTAATCAAGCTCTGCCTGATTGACATGTTTGCTTTTCGACGGGGCATCGTACATAAATATCCAGAAGCCCATCCAAATAAAGCCAAGTCCACCAATTACGATAAATGCCATTTCCCAACCGAACATTTTTGCCAGAATAGGAATGGAAAGAGGAGCGATCAATGCTCCGATAGATGCACCGGCATTAAAGATAGAAGTAGCATAAGCACGGTCTTTTTTAGGGAAGTACTCTGCGGTTACTTTAATAGCAGCAGGGAAGTTACCGGCTTCTCCTAAAGCGAGGATACAGCGGGCGGCGAGGAAGCAGTACATACTGATAGTAGCAATAGTCACTACCACGTCTCCTGTGGCACCGGCCAGTTCTGCTGCACTATGAAGTCCAACTTGTGCTTCTGTAACAATACCACAAACGGCATGAAGACAAGCACCTGCCGACCAGACACCGATAGCCCATAAAAATCCTTTTTTAGTTCCCATCCAGTCGACAAAACGACCGGCAAACAGCATACATATAGCGTATACAATGGAGAAAACAGAAGTAATAGTACCGTAGTGAGATTCGTCCCAGTGGAATTCCGGTTTGATAAATTCATCCCACGTCAATGAGAGAACCTGACGGTCGAGATAGTTAACTGTAGTAGCAAAAAATAGCATAGCACAGATGGTCCATCTGTAGTTGGTCATCTTTTCGCCTGTTTTTTGAAATGCATTCATGATAATGGATTTAAATAGATTTTGTTTCGTTGACAAAGGTCGGTATTTCGACTGAATTTTATTTGTAAAATTTGGTCAAAATCATGTATTATTCGTTGCATTATATATGCTATTTGTTTCAAAGGGTATAAAAATGTCTCATAGCATTATCATTTACAACGTTGGGGGTAATACAGAAAGAAAATAAGCGTATTTATAAATCAAGAGCAAATGAGTCTAATCTTTTAGACGCAGATGACGCGGATAATGCGAATCCTTATTTTTTGATCCGTGCTATCCGCGTTATCTGCGTCTGAAAAATTATATGTCATACAGGAATACGCAACGGTTAGCGCATTTCTGTATATTTGATCTTGTCCATGTCTCCGTAATCGAGGTTTTCACCTGCCATACCCCATATAAACATGTAGTTGCTTGTTCCGGCAGCAGCGTGGATAGACCATTCCGGTGACATGATAGCTTGTTCGTTCTGCATCCATACGACGCGTTCTTCTTGAGGTTCGCCCATGAAGTGACAGATAGCATTTCCTTCCGGTACATTGAAGTAGAAGTATGCTTCTACACGACGAGAGTGAGTGTGTGCCGGCATGGTGTTCCATACGCTACCCGGTTTCAGTTCAGTCAATCCCATTTGCAGTTGGCAAGGACCTTCTTCAAGTACATTGTTCACAATCAACTGGTTGATAACGCGGTCGTTGCTTTCTTCCAATTTTCCGGCAGCAAATGAGTTTGCTTTCAGAGAACCTTTACGTCCGTCGATAGTAATCAATTGAGTCTTGTATTCCTTGTGGGCAGTAGCCGAGTTGATGTAGAATTTGGCAGGATTGCTGGAATCTTTGCTTTTGAAAGTCACTTTCTGCTTGCCTCTACCTACGTACAGAGCATCTTTGAATTTCAGCGTATATTCTTTACCGTCTACGGTTACGATACCTTCGCCACCAATGTTGATGACACCTAGTTCGCGGCGTTCGAGGAAGAATTTAGATTTCAGCGGGTCGATTGTTTCAAGTACCAATTCTTTTGTTGCAGGTACTGCGCCACCGAAGATCAGACGATCGTACATAGAATAAGTAACGTTGATTTCGTTCGGAATCATTACTTTTTCCATCAGGAAGCTACTACGCAAGCGCTTAGTGTCATACGTTTTCACGTCTTGCGGGCTGCAAGCCACTTGCATCTTGTAATTCACCTGGGCGGAGGCAGACATTGCTGCGATACCCAACATCATTGCAATTGCTAATTTTTTCATTTTTCGAGTTTTTTATTATATACTACTTATTATCAGTTAAAGTCTTCTTCGACTTATTCCTTATTACTGTTTAATGTGTTCTTTGCGTCGTTTCTGGTCATGCGGATACGGTTGTAGATAGCCATTCCGAGTGCCAGTGCCACGAGGATAGCAGGGCCGATAATCTTCAGACTATAAGTCAGGTGGAAGATACCCCAACAGAAGAGACTGGAAGCAAAGTCGAGTGCTCCACCTTCGAAACCGGCGGGGATATTCACTGTCGGGTCGCCTGTTGCTTCGTATACATCTTTAGCAGCCAGTGTGAAGAAGCCTGCCAGTCCTGTTACGAAATACAAACCTACAATCAATGCCACCAGACCGATAATAAATGATTTCACTACGTTACCTTTTGTGATAGGCAGAATCATCGGGAACAGGTAGAACATACCTGCCAGAGAAGCCAGCGGTAAGAAACGGTTGCCCGGAAGGATAACAGCCAGAAAGATTGTGACAGGAATCAACAGCAGAGATACTACCAAGGTAGTCGGGTGACCGATAACCAATGCAGGGCTCATACCGATGCTCAGTCCTGTGTTACTCTTATATTTTTTAGCGATCAGTTCGCGGGTAGCGTCAGAGATCGGTTTCAAACCTTCGATAAAGAGGCTGGTGATACGTGGAATTAATTCCATCACCGCACCCATCTTGATACCCAGTCCTAATATACTTGGGATACTGTCTACTACTTCTTTCCAGCTTCCGCAGCCTAATGCACCGATACCGCAACCGATTACGATACCCAAGAACAACGGTTCACCCATCAATCCGAATTTATTTTTCATGCCTTCAGAATCGATATTCAGTTTGTCGAATCCCGGAATTTTATCCAATAGTTTATTGATTACAATAGCAAACGGAACAAAACTTTGGCAGAACGGTTGAGGAATAGAGATACCGTCCATTTTATCATAGAACTTCTGGAAGGCAGGAGCAGTCATATCAGCCATTACCAGCGTAATGATGTAGCAGATGATGGCAGCGAAGAATCCCCAATAGATATTGTCGGAAGCAAAGTAGACGATAGCACCGATAAATGCGAAGTGCCAATAGTTCCAAAGGTCGATATTGACGGTACGGGTTGTTTTGGTAAGCAACATTAATAAATTGACTCCCAAGCAAACAGGGATAATGAAAGCACCGACTGAAGTGTTGTAAGCTACCGCCGCAGCAGAAGGCCAACCCATGTCGAAAATTCCCAATTCCAATCCGTAGATTTCAACCATTTTACTTAATGCCGGACCCAGGCTGCTGGTGAGCAATGCCGTCACTACTGATAAACCAACGAAACCGACACCAACCAACAAACCGCTCTTCAGCGCTTTGGGAAGTTTAATACCGATACATACTCCTAAAATCGTGAAAATGATTGGCATCATTACTGCCGCTCCAAGACCGATAATGTACTTAAATACTTCTTCCATTCTGTTCTATTTTTTCTCTGTTTTAATGATAAATTACCTGTGTTTCCCCAGAGGGTATTAGTTGTAAACCGTGCCAAAAGTAAGACCTTTTTTGCTTTCTTCCAAAACGAAACTCTTAATTTATGAGATATTGCATCAAAAATGGACATTTTTGACGTTTGCGTGCACAAAATTAGTCGTTTCCGTGCACGAAAAACAAAAAATGCACCTACTTGACTAAAAAATCCCACTGGGTTTGGAGGAAAAACACTACTTTCGTACCGTGAAAAAAGACTATGTTGAATCCTTAAAATAACAAACCATGAGACGAACTCCTTTTTATAATTTTTTTATAGTGGTTTTATTGGTTGCAATGACCGCTTCCGTATCGGCACAACAGGTAGACAGCAAGCTTCCCTGGTCTGTGCGACTGACTGAATCGGAAATGATCCGTTACCCCGAATCCTGGCAGCTCGACTTTCAGCCGAAACTGAAGTGGGATTATTGCCACGGACTTGAACTGGGAGCTATGCTTGATGTGTACGACACTTATGGCGACAAGAAAATTCGCGATTACGCCATCGCGTATGCGGATACAATGGTGCACGAGGACGGAAGCATTACCGCTTATAAATTAACCGATTATAGCCTCGACCGCATCAACTCCGGAAAAATCCTTTTCCGTATCTATGAGCAAACCAAGAATCCTAAATATAAGAAAGCGCTCGATCTGCTTTATAGCCAGTTTGAAGGACAACCGCGCAATGAGGACGGGGGCTTTTGGCATAAAAAGATTTATCCCCACCAAATGTGGCTGGACGGAATTTACATGGGAGCTCCTTTCTATGCAGAATATGCATTCCGCAATAATCTTCCGCAGGACTATGCAGATGTAATCAACCAGTTTGTCACTTGTGCCCGTCATACATACGATCCTAAAAATGGTCTTTATCGTCATGCGTGCGATGTAAGCCGCACCGAACGTTGGGCGGATCAGGTGACCGGACAGTCGAAACATACATGGGGACGTGCGATGGGATGGTATGCGATGGCATTGGTGGATGTGCTCGAATTTATTCCGCAGCATGAAGCCGGAAGAGATTCCCTGCTTGATATATTGAATAATGTAGCTGTGCAGGTGAAGAAACTTCAGGATCCGAAGACCGGAGGATGGTATCAGGTGATGGACCGGAGTGGTGATAAGGGTAATTACGTAGAATCTTCTTGTTCCGCTATGTTTATTTATTCGCTCTTTAAGGCGGTTCGTTTGGGATATATTGAGAAGTCTTATCTGGATGTGGCATTAAAAGGCTACAAAGGATTTCTGGATAATTTTATCGAAGTGGACAAGAACGGATTGGTAACCATCACCAAGGCTTGTGCAGTGGCAGGATTGGGAGGAAAGGTATATCGTTCCGGCGATTATGACTATTATATTAATGAAACTATCCGCAATAACGATCCTAAAGCTGTAGGACCATTTATTATGGCTAGCTTGGAATACGAACGTTTACAAAAGTAATTTCCGACAATGAAAAGGACTATTTTTAAAGGAATGATGTGTTTGCTTCTACTGGGTGTGGGAGCAACATCTGTTTATGCACAACAACAGCAACGCAAAGACACATTAGTCGTGGCACGCGACGGGACAAGGGAGTATCGTAACATTCAGGAAGCCGTGGAAGCTGTCCGCGCTTTTATGGATTATACGGTGACGATCTATATCAAGAACGGTATATACAAAGAAAAACTGGTCATTCCTTCCTGGGTAAAGAATGTGCAATTAGTGGGCGAAAGCGCAGAAAAAACGATTATCACTTATGATGACCATGCCAATATCAATAAGATGGGT
The Bacteroides caecimuris DNA segment above includes these coding regions:
- a CDS encoding PTS galactitol transporter subunit IIC, which encodes MEEVFKYIIGLGAAVMMPIIFTILGVCIGIKLPKALKSGLLVGVGFVGLSVVTALLTSSLGPALSKMVEIYGLELGIFDMGWPSAAAVAYNTSVGAFIIPVCLGVNLLMLLTKTTRTVNIDLWNYWHFAFIGAIVYFASDNIYWGFFAAIICYIITLVMADMTAPAFQKFYDKMDGISIPQPFCQSFVPFAIVINKLLDKIPGFDKLNIDSEGMKNKFGLMGEPLFLGIVIGCGIGALGCGSWKEVVDSIPSILGLGIKMGAVMELIPRITSLFIEGLKPISDATRELIAKKYKSNTGLSIGMSPALVIGHPTTLVVSLLLIPVTIFLAVILPGNRFLPLASLAGMFYLFPMILPITKGNVVKSFIIGLVALIVGLYFVTGLAGFFTLAAKDVYEATGDPTVNIPAGFEGGALDFASSLFCWGIFHLTYSLKIIGPAILVALALGMAIYNRIRMTRNDAKNTLNSNKE
- a CDS encoding MFS transporter, yielding MNAFQKTGEKMTNYRWTICAMLFFATTVNYLDRQVLSLTWDEFIKPEFHWDESHYGTITSVFSIVYAICMLFAGRFVDWMGTKKGFLWAIGVWSAGACLHAVCGIVTEAQVGLHSAAELAGATGDVVVTIATISMYCFLAARCILALGEAGNFPAAIKVTAEYFPKKDRAYATSIFNAGASIGALIAPLSIPILAKMFGWEMAFIVIGGLGFIWMGFWIFMYDAPSKSKHVNQAELDYIEQDNREAGSAPMTDEKDEKRMKFWQCFSYKQTWAFVFGKFMTDGVWWFFLFWTPSYLNTQFGIKTSDPLGMALIFTLYAVTMLSIYGGKLPTIFINRTGMNPYAARMKAMLIFAFFPLVVLLAQPLGTVSPWFPVILIGIGGAAHQSWSANIFSTVGDMFPRTAIASITGIGGMAGGVGSMILQKVAGNLFVYASGTTMIDGKEVEMTKELLEQGAQFVHPAMTFMGFEGKPAGYFVIFCVCAVAYLLGWVIMKALVPKYKPIVLE
- a CDS encoding glycoside hydrolase family 88 protein, with the translated sequence MRRTPFYNFFIVVLLVAMTASVSAQQVDSKLPWSVRLTESEMIRYPESWQLDFQPKLKWDYCHGLELGAMLDVYDTYGDKKIRDYAIAYADTMVHEDGSITAYKLTDYSLDRINSGKILFRIYEQTKNPKYKKALDLLYSQFEGQPRNEDGGFWHKKIYPHQMWLDGIYMGAPFYAEYAFRNNLPQDYADVINQFVTCARHTYDPKNGLYRHACDVSRTERWADQVTGQSKHTWGRAMGWYAMALVDVLEFIPQHEAGRDSLLDILNNVAVQVKKLQDPKTGGWYQVMDRSGDKGNYVESSCSAMFIYSLFKAVRLGYIEKSYLDVALKGYKGFLDNFIEVDKNGLVTITKACAVAGLGGKVYRSGDYDYYINETIRNNDPKAVGPFIMASLEYERLQK
- the kduI gene encoding 5-dehydro-4-deoxy-D-glucuronate isomerase; amino-acid sequence: MKKLAIAMMLGIAAMSASAQVNYKMQVACSPQDVKTYDTKRLRSSFLMEKVMIPNEINVTYSMYDRLIFGGAVPATKELVLETIDPLKSKFFLERRELGVINIGGEGIVTVDGKEYTLKFKDALYVGRGKQKVTFKSKDSSNPAKFYINSATAHKEYKTQLITIDGRKGSLKANSFAAGKLEESNDRVINQLIVNNVLEEGPCQLQMGLTELKPGSVWNTMPAHTHSRRVEAYFYFNVPEGNAICHFMGEPQEERVVWMQNEQAIMSPEWSIHAAAGTSNYMFIWGMAGENLDYGDMDKIKYTEMR